AACAGGCAGCAGTTACAAGCCATTCGGAGTTACCAAGCACAATCTCTCCATTTGTACCTATATCTATGAACATTGAGAGTTCTCTTTCATTGTAAAGCCCTGATGCAATCACACCTGAAGTTATATCTCCTCCAACATAACTTGCAACACCTGGCATTGTATATATGACAGCCTCTTTATTCACATCTATGCCCACTCTGCCAGCCTTGGCAAGAGGAAACAGATTTGTAACAGGTATATATGGCTCTTCTCTTATATATCGTGGGTTTATCCCATAAAAGAGATGTGTCATAGTAGTGTTACCTGCTATTACGATACTTTCGATGAGCCCTGGATCCAGATGCTGTTTATGAATGAGTTTTGCAATTAGCTTATTGATGTCAGCAGTAACCAGATTCTTTAGTTCTTTCAACCCACCTCTCTCTGTAGCATATATAATCCTTGTTATAACATCATCCCCACAATGCACCTGGGAATTGTATGTTGCGGTGTGGTCTATCACCTTCCCATTACTTAGATCAACTATATACACAACAATGGTCGTTGTCCCTATATCTACTGCAATACCAAAGCGTTGCTTGAGTATTTCTCCAGGGTGAATATCAACTATCTTAATACTATCAGGGAGCTCTATCAGATTTAGAGTAACCTCCCAGCCCTTTTCTCTCAGTGTATTGCTTAGTTTTGTTAAGATATCAATATCAATATCAATCCACCTTCCATCTCCATAAACTGTTGTAAGTTCTCTCTTCAATCTATCGAAGTCACTTATATTATCCTGCAGATTAGGTGGAGGTAGTTTGAGAAATACTTTCTTTATTATAGGTTCACATTCTATACCTGTGGATGTTAGTAGCCTGTAAAGGTTTCTTGCTCCTGAGAGTGTTGCTATCTTCTGAGCCTTCTTTATACGGGACTCAGGTGGGATCTCAATGGTAATGTCTCCCTTTGGATATGTCTGGCATGCAAAGAGGTAGCCTTTCTCTATCTCTTCCGGCGTTAGTTTTTCAGTGGAGATGGTTTCATACCCCCCTTTTTTAAGTATAATCTTACATCTACCACATATCCCTTCACCACCACAGGATGCATTTATAAGTATATCTGACCTCTTTGCAGCATCAAGGATACTTTCTTCTGCTGATACCTTTATTGTCTTCTTAAGAGGTTCAAAGGTAATTTTAAAGTCGTCCAAAACTTATC
This region of Nitrospirota bacterium genomic DNA includes:
- a CDS encoding ASKHA domain-containing protein; translation: MDDFKITFEPLKKTIKVSAEESILDAAKRSDILINASCGGEGICGRCKIILKKGGYETISTEKLTPEEIEKGYLFACQTYPKGDITIEIPPESRIKKAQKIATLSGARNLYRLLTSTGIECEPIIKKVFLKLPPPNLQDNISDFDRLKRELTTVYGDGRWIDIDIDILTKLSNTLREKGWEVTLNLIELPDSIKIVDIHPGEILKQRFGIAVDIGTTTIVVYIVDLSNGKVIDHTATYNSQVHCGDDVITRIIYATERGGLKELKNLVTADINKLIAKLIHKQHLDPGLIESIVIAGNTTMTHLFYGINPRYIREEPYIPVTNLFPLAKAGRVGIDVNKEAVIYTMPGVASYVGGDITSGVIASGLYNERELSMFIDIGTNGEIVLGNSEWLVTAACSAGPCFEGSGIKSGMRATEGAIEQLEINRKTYEPVLKIIGNTPPSGLCGSGMIDAIAEMFLAGIVDQKGNINKEIHSPRIRKGDNGLEYVIAWGNETDTGIDIVLTEVDIENIMRAKAAIYAGFSTLLKEVGFGFSDIRKFFIGGGFGNYLDIEKAIIIGLLPDIPHEKFIFLGNTSITGAYLCLLCSEMRKRAEEAAKKMTYIELSVSRSFMDEYMSALFLPHTNIDAFPSLKSSRRLSLRF